The Terriglobales bacterium genomic interval ATTGCGCCGCCTGCCGGCGCTCGAGGGTTGGGAATGCGCGCGGGTCCGCGATCGCGCCCTGGCGGAACAGCAGCAGAGCGCCCCGCGTACCCGGCCGGTATGGATCTGGAAGCGGCCCGCCTGACATGCCCTGCGCCGCTCCATCCTGCACCCGCCGGCCGTACACCCGCTGCGCCGAGTGCCTGGCGGAGGTCTGCAGTGACCACGCCGAGGACTGCGAAGCCTGCGGTAAGACTTTCTGTCCCCGCTGCTTCCGCCATCACCTCGCCGACCTCGAAGAAGCCGGCTGAGTACCCGACGCCTTCGAAGAAGCACGCCTTCAGGGGTGCCGTTCGCTCCCCGAGCTATTGATTTGTCATCCCGAGCGAAGCGAGTGCACGCGAGCGCAGCCGAGGGAGCTGCTTTTTGAAATGGCCTCATCCGCCTGCATCCGGGGCCCGAAACGTGAAACCTCGAAACGTGAAACCTGAAACGTGAAACGCGAAACGGTTTTCTCCAAACCCGAAACCTTCCTTCGCGTGACCGCCGTCACAGCCCCTCGTTCACCCGCCTTCTACCATGGAACGATGCGCAAACGTCCTCCGCTCACTCACGTCAAGGACAAGGGCGAATGGGGCGAGATCGCCTTCCAGGCCAAGGCCCTCGCCCTTGGGCTGTCGGTTTCGAAGCCCAACGGCGAAAACCAACCCTTCGACTTCATCGTCACCAACGGGAATGGCAAGATGTTCCGCGTCCAGGTCAAGACCGGGTTCTGCGTCACCAACAACGCCTATCCCGTCCGCTGCATGCGGCACGATCGCCCCTACGGCGCGAACGACCTGGACATCGTCGCCGTCTATATCGCGCCCCACGATGCCTGGTACATCC includes:
- a CDS encoding group I intron-associated PD-(D/E)XK endonuclease, yielding MRKRPPLTHVKDKGEWGEIAFQAKALALGLSVSKPNGENQPFDFIVTNGNGKMFRVQVKTGFCVTNNAYPVRCMRHDRPYGANDLDIVAVYIAPHDAWYILPRKAIPPNGFPRFYPHKGQGAYEQYRNRWSLITGDPLDDVREVGLTIHAAADGKSGDPA